CTGATGATGAGATTCGTTCATTAGGAATAGCTTTTAACAATATGCTTTATAATCTTAGGGAAATTGTCCAGAGTATTGAAACAAATTGTGCGAAGACCAATGAGAATATGTTTGAAATTTTAAAAGCGTCATCGGCTGCTTCTCACCAAGCCGACTCTATTGTACATACCATCACAGAAATATCTGCAGGTGCAGAAACTTCCTCGATTGCGATTCAATCAACTGCAGAATCAGTTGAAAAGGTCACTCTTATTGCCAAAGAAGTACAAAATTATGCCAAGTCTTCTGAAAAAGTCTCGGCAGAAATGTTAATGGAACTAACAGAAAGTAAAGAAGTAATTCGTTCTTTAGTTGAGGGAATTAATAATCTAGCCAAAGGAAACCAGCAATCACTTGAAATTGTTAAAAGTCTCGAAGATAATGCTAAGAAAGTTGGTCAGATCATCCAGTTAGTAGGAGACATTGGGGAACAAACAAATTTACTTGCATTGAATGCTTCCATTGAAGCTGCTCGAGCAGGACAACATGGCAGAGGATTTGCGGTCGTTGCCGAAGAGGTACGAAAATTAGCCGATGAAAGCGCAAATGCCGTTCAAGGAATTTCAAGTCTTATTGAGAATATCCAGGCTGAAGTGTTAAATGTTGTGAATCAAATTACAATACAAGTTCAAAATGCAGATATGGAAGCGCATAAAGGATCCAGGACGAATGAAGTAATAGAAAAAATGACAAAAACAATTCTTGAAGTGGCACGTAGCGTTGAACAAATATCAAAACTTGTCGATCATCAAATGGAGGGCATTGACAAAAGCGCACATCAGTCTCGCGAAGTAGCCCAGATTGCAGAAAAAACTTCAGAAAGTGCAATGGAACTTGCTATTGCTACAAAGCAACAAGCGGAAATCGTCGATCAGGTTGAAACCCTTGTAGATAATTTAAGAATACAGTCAGAAATTTTGACAACTGCAATTACCCGCTTTCGCAAATAATTGGTAGGTTCTACTAAATTTATAGAGAAATACTCTGTTCCAACTAATCATAGGCGTACATGTACGCCTATGATTATATTATCGTGAGCTTGTTGTTTGAAGAAAACGAGAAGTCCTATTGTATAAGTACGACTTTACCGGAATCAATAAAGTAAAGTTCGGAAATACCATCGATATAACTGATATCCGCTTTGGCTTTGACACTGTCGGTTTCCGCAGGCTGAGTACCTTGCTGTCCTTTATACGAAGGATCGTAGAAAAAGATTTTAAACTTGCGAAGATTGCTGTTTGAAAGCTGATCCCGCTGTTCTCTAATAATACCGGTCAGAACATTTTCATCAATAGAAGGTGGCTGGATATATAAGACCTGAGAGTTCGTTTCAGACTGCGTATACAGGATAGTGTAAGTAAGCTTTGCAGAAGAGTTTACTGTAAAGTCCCCGTCAATCGTAAAATCTGCACGATTTGCATTGGCCATGGCCAATGATGTCAAGCTGGTACTGGATCTCGGTAATAAGCTTTTTATTAAAAGGGTATCTGTACCTTGAATTTTGTTGCCGCTGTCCCGGTACGTAACATACACTTTTCCGGAGAATATATACTCTGAAGAGTTGGAAACAGATATGTTCACTTTTCTTTGATTTTTAGAATTTAAGTACTGAAAGTCTGCAGATGCTGAGATATCTTTGAGATTAGCTGATAATATCAGCTGCTGGCTGTTTTCATTATTGGGCGTTGATGGCTGAGTTTTTGAAGATAAGCTGGAACTACTGGCCACTGCTGAAGAATCAGTCTGTTGAGCAGTTGTTGTCGGCGCGTTTTTAGAACAACCAGATAATAAAAGTAGGAAAAGGCAGGCTAAAATTATCGTATTTTTCATTGAGAGCTCCTTTAGTACCAAGAATTGCTTTTATTAATTCTATTATATAGTAAAATTGATTTTGGAGCGAAATAACAAGTGAATAAATTGTAATTGCATATAGTTAGGACAGAGCATTACGCTGCTCTGTCCTTTTGCGGCAAGGCAAGTGAAACTGGAAAAGCTCTGAATACGAGCTATCATTAATAACACTAATAACACTTTTGCAGACACTTATTTCTTTTGATAAAGCGATATATTCCTAAAGACAATAAGACAAGAGAGAAATACGAGAGAATTAAAACTGCATTTCAAGCTTGTCACCTTCCATGCTTCCAGTGGAATCTGCCCAGTTATGTGGGAACTCTAACACAAAAGCGGCATTCTTGATGCATGGGGAGACCTTTTTCGGAGAGAGATCATCAATGATTTTGACAATTTTCAGATCCTTGCTGACAAACCAGACAGAGAGGGGATAGCGCATCCCGATCATGTGGACCTGGTTGCAGGGATTAATCAACATACCATGAAAATCATCCAATTGCCTGGTTCCCAGCAGACCTCTCAGTCTGGTGAAAAAGGTGTCAGCCACTAGAACCGTCCCAAGATTCTTTTGTGTTCTTTGGTTGATAACAGTTAACTCTTTCATTAGTCGATTTCCTCGTTTTTCTTAGAGAGAATCTTAGATTATTCTTTGAATATTCTTCGTCCACAGACAAAAAATTATTTACCCAAAATATCCATGATATTAATGATTGCCGGGCCAAGTATCACGATGAAAAGGCTTGGAAAAACAAAGAAAACAAGTGGAACCATCATCTTTACGGGGGCTTTTTGCGCAGCTTCTTGTATGCGTTGTTTTCTTCTCAGACGGATTTGTGCCGACTGATTCCTGAGGACATTTCCCATAGAGATACCGAGCTGGTCAGCTTGAACCAATGAGGCAATTACATTGCTTAAATCTTCTACGTCATTTTTTTTGGCCATGTCTCTCAAAGCTTCCCGGCGTGGTTTGCCGATTTTGATTTCCTGCAGAACCAGGTTGAACTCTTCAGCAAGAATGCCTTTTTGTTTTCTACGACTTTCATCATCGCTGCATCAAAGCCAAGTCCGGCTTCGACACTGACCATAACGAGATCTAGGATGTCAGGAAGCGTACGAAGAATCTCACTTTTACGTTGTTTGATCTTTGATTTAAGCCAGAAATTGGGAGCAATATTTCCAATAACAAAACAAAATAATGGAAATTCAATTTTTGTTAGGATTGGAAAGCTTAATATAAAGCTTAAAGCAGCAGCTGCTATTGCAAAGCATAGGCCAAGGATGAACCTAAGCGCTTTCCATTCAGCTGACGACCACCCTTTTAATCCGGCTGCAATTAATTCCTGGTCGTTCTGGTCCGTTTCTTTGTTATTCTTTGAGAAGACAGTAATTAATCTGCGAAAAAAACTGCTCTCGGATTTTTCTTGCTTGTTTTTATCTTGCTTGCTTTTGTCTTTTTTGGATT
This genomic stretch from Dehalobacter restrictus DSM 9455 harbors:
- a CDS encoding methyl-accepting chemotaxis protein, producing the protein MKKSKNHQFSIRKKISLFVIILAIVTYSTSAFFIYFVQPNFVPNINEVIFTIATLVLGVFWSGLLSFFMASFIIKPLQKLEKAANQASEGDIGCDVEVSNTDDEIRSLGIAFNNMLYNLREIVQSIETNCAKTNENMFEILKASSAASHQADSIVHTITEISAGAETSSIAIQSTAESVEKVTLIAKEVQNYAKSSEKVSAEMLMELTESKEVIRSLVEGINNLAKGNQQSLEIVKSLEDNAKKVGQIIQLVGDIGEQTNLLALNASIEAARAGQHGRGFAVVAEEVRKLADESANAVQGISSLIENIQAEVLNVVNQITIQVQNADMEAHKGSRTNEVIEKMTKTILEVARSVEQISKLVDHQMEGIDKSAHQSREVAQIAEKTSESAMELAIATKQQAEIVDQVETLVDNLRIQSEILTTAITRFRK
- a CDS encoding type II secretion system F family protein, with product MLAEEFNLVLQEIKIGKPRREALRDMAKKNDVEDLSNVIASLVQADQLGISMGNVLRNQSAQIRLRRKQRIQEAAQKAPVKMMVPLVFFVFPSLFIVILGPAIINIMDILGK
- a CDS encoding DUF192 domain-containing protein → MKELTVINQRTQKNLGTVLVADTFFTRLRGLLGTRQLDDFHGMLINPCNQVHMIGMRYPLSVWFVSKDLKIVKIIDDLSPKKVSPCIKNAAFVLEFPHNWADSTGSMEGDKLEMQF